The following proteins come from a genomic window of Sander vitreus isolate 19-12246 chromosome 14, sanVit1, whole genome shotgun sequence:
- the LOC144528843 gene encoding tissue alpha-L-fucosidase-like, whose protein sequence is MLAVSVLVVALVSQTAARYTADWTSLDARPLPPWYDEAKVGIFVHWGVFSVPGFGSEWFWWHWQGQQPPDQKCVSYMSKNYQPGFSYPEFAPQFQAQFFNPEDWADIFKASGAKYVVLTAKHHEGFTNWESPNSWNWNSVDTGPHRDLVGDLGEAVRNRSLHYGLYNSLYEWFHPLYLIDKKNGFKTQEFVFHKLLPELYNMVVRYKPEVIWSDGDWEAPDTYWNSTQFLAWLYNDSPVKDTIVTNDRWGSGCACKHGGYYNCEDKYTPGQLPKHKWEKCTSVDTLSWGYRRNMKMSELMNLPTIIEDLVRTVALGGNYLLNVGPTPDGMIPTVFEERLRGVGAWLEINGEAIYASEPWRVQYENTTVPVWYTSKGTAVYAIMTTKPPKLTLQLLGPKTSATTKVTLLGNPHLLPWSPVYPNAGLTVLLPELPYSPGQAWTLRLDGIK, encoded by the exons ATGCTAGCCGTGTCTGTCCTCGTCGTTGCTTTAGTTTCTCAAACGGCGGCTCGGTACACTGCGGACTGGACGAGTTTGGACGCCAGACCCCTGCCTCCATGGTACGACGAGGCCAAGGTGGGGATTTTTGTCCACTGGGGTGTGTTTTCTGTCCCCGGGTTTGGTAGCGAGTGGTTTTGGTGGCACTGGCAGGGCCAACAGCCTCCGGACCAGAAGTGTGTGAGCTACATGTCAAAGAACTACCAGCCTGGATTCAGCTACCCGGAGTTTGCTCCCCAGTTTCAAGCTCAATTCTTCAACCCGGAGGACTGGGCGGACATTTTCAAGGCTTCTGGTGCAAA ATATGTCGTCCTGACTGCCAAACACCACGAGGGATTCACTAACTGGGAGTCTCCAAACTCCTGGAACTGGAATTCAGTTGATACTGGTCCTCACAGGGACCTAGTGGGAGACCTGGGGGAGGCTGTGCGCAACAG GTCATTGCACTATGGACTCTACAACTCTTTGTATGAGTGGTTCCACCCTCTCTACCTGATTGACAAGAAGAATGGATTCAAAACACAAGAGTTTGTGTTTCATAAACTTCTACCAGAACTTTATAACATGGTTGTAAG gtaCAAACCTGAGGTGATCTGGTCTGATGGGGACTGGGAAGCACCTGACACCTACTGGAACTCCACCCAATTCCTGGCATGGCTGTACAATGACAGCCCTGTCAAA GATACCATTGTGACCAATGACAGATGGGGAAGTGGCTGTGCCTGTAAACATGGTGGCTACTATAACTGTGAAGACAAATATACTCCAGGCCAGCTGCCCAAGCACAAATGGGAGAAGTGCACATCTGTGGACACGCTTTCCTGGGGTTACCGTCGAAACATGAAGATGAGTGAACTGATGAACTTGCCCACTATCATTGAG GATCTGGTTCGCACTGTGGCTCTGGGAGGTAACTACCTTCTGAATGTGGGTCCCACACCTGATGGGATGATACCCACAGTGTTTGAGGAGAGACTCCGGGGTGTTGGAGCCTGGCTCGAAATCAACGGGGAGGCCATCTACGCTTCTGAACCCTGGAGGGTCCAGTACGAGAACACCACTGTACCAGTCTG GTATACATCTAAAGGGACTGCTGTCTATGCCATCATGACAACCAAACCCCCCAAGCTGACACTGCAACTATTGGGACCCAAAACATCAGCAACCACTAAG GTGACCTTGTTGGGGAATCCACATCTCTTACCCTGGTCCCCAGTCTACCCCAATGCTGGTCTTACTGTCCTTCTGCCTGAACTGCCCTATTCCCCGGGTCAGGCCTGGACACTCAGACTGGATGGCATCAAGTGA